The sequence GCGCGTCCACCGCATCCTCGAAGGCACCAACGAGGTAATGAGCATGATCATCGGAAGGGACCTGCTGAAGTGAGCGAAGACCTTCTTGTAAAGCGTGATGGCGCGGCGGGCATTCTCTCGCTAAATCGTCCCAAGGCGATCCATGCGCTGACTTTCGACATGGTCTACGCGATGACCGCAGCCATGCTTGAATGGCGCAATGATCCGGCGGTCGGCGCGGTGCTGATCGATCATGCAGAAGGTCGCGGCTTTTGTGCAGGCGGCGACATCAACCTGCTGCGCAATTCGGCGCTCACCGATGGCGGTGTGTCGGGCCGCCAGTTCTTTCATGACGAATACCAGCTCAACCACTTGCTGATGACTTACGGCAAGCCGGTGGTGGCGTTCATGGACGGGATCACCATGGGCGGCGGCGTCGGCCTGTCCGGTCCGGCCACGTTCCGCGTCACCACCGAAGCCACGCGCTTTGCCATGCCCGAAACCGGGATCGGCCTGTTTCCCGATGTTGGCGGCGGCTGGTTCCTCTCGCGCCTGCGGGGCCGTCTGGGCCAGTATCTAGCGCTCACCGGGGCGCGGCTCGATGGCGCGGAATGCGTCTGGGCAGGGCTTGCCACGCATTACCTTCCGGCTGAAAATTTGCCCGCAGCCAAGGCGCGTATCGCTGCTGATGCAGGCGCGATCCCGACAATCCTGCGC is a genomic window of Novosphingobium sp. MMS21-SN21R containing:
- a CDS encoding enoyl-CoA hydratase/isomerase family protein translates to MSEDLLVKRDGAAGILSLNRPKAIHALTFDMVYAMTAAMLEWRNDPAVGAVLIDHAEGRGFCAGGDINLLRNSALTDGGVSGRQFFHDEYQLNHLLMTYGKPVVAFMDGITMGGGVGLSGPATFRVTTEATRFAMPETGIGLFPDVGGGWFLSRLRGRLGQYLALTGARLDGAECVWAGLATHYLPAENLPAAKARIAADAGAIPTILRELSAVPPEPKIAAHAADIERLFASNRYEDILAALEADGSDFAQATLKTLATKSPQTCKVALRQLSTSLTLPDFAANMAMEYRISARVLTLPDFAEGVRAVIVDKDNAPKWSPATPEGVTDDLLDAIFAPLSAADEWKPL